One Alnus glutinosa chromosome 3, dhAlnGlut1.1, whole genome shotgun sequence genomic region harbors:
- the LOC133863292 gene encoding cucumber peeling cupredoxin-like codes for MIVFFVVQAGAAAYQTWANNKKFLVGDILTFNFATGEHDVLQVPKESFDSCSSANPIGDTITTGPVNITLSNAGNHYYICTVGQHCQFGQKLAITVSGSPTPTTPPSPQTTPPSPQTTTPTTPSPSSGTPAPCTPTPTSSPAASPKAGGPTGQTPTPPDSSSSGVFASFFVSLLPIAAAFLL; via the exons tgttttttgtagtgcaagctGGTGCTGCGGCATATCAGACTTGGGCTAACAACAAGAAGTTCCTGGTTGGTGATATTTTAA CGTTCAACTTCGCCACAGGGGAGCACGAcgtcctccaagtaccaaaagAATCCTTCGACTCCTGCAGCTCAGCCAATCCTATTGGTGACACCATCACCACTGGCCCTGttaacattactctttctaACGCTGGCAACCACTACTACATCTGCACCGTCGGCCAGCACTGCCAGTTTGGCCAGAAGTTAGCCATTACCGTCTCCGGCTCTCCTACGCCCACTACTCCAccctcccctcaaactactcctccctcccctcaaactactactcctACCACGCCTTCTCCCTCCTCAGGGACCCCTGCTCCTTGCACTCCAACTCCTACTTCGTCCCCCGCTGCATCTCCCAAGGCCGGCGGACCCACTGGTCAGACGCCGACCCCGCCCGACTCTTCATCATCTGGTGTTTTTGCTAGTTTCTTCGTCTCCTTGTTGCCCATTGCCGCGGCTTTCCTTTTATAA
- the LOC133862299 gene encoding protein LURP-one-related 5-like, with protein sequence MKEGFVVEAGFVFQEETHLTVLKTSLFFANDGFSVYDCKGDLVFRVDSYGPETHDKGEIVLMDPHGRCLLTVRRKRPSLHHRWEGFIGERIDGQKATFSVRRSSMIGRSNVNVEVFSDPGEEYQIEGNFAQRCCTILDAAKETVAEIRRKVDASTQVVLGKDAFSLCVKPGFDGAFAMGLVLVLDQITGDGDHGDGDGDGDDSVTGGVQVEPLTDD encoded by the exons ATGAAAGAAGGCTTCGTTGTGGAAGCTGGGTTCGTATTCCAAGAGGAGACTCATCTCACCGTCCTAAAGACCTCTCTGTTCTTTGCCAATGATGGGTTCTCCGTGTATGATTGCAAGGGCGACCTGGTCTTCCGAGTCGACTCGTACGGTCCGGAGACCCATGACAAGGGTGAAATCGTTCTCATGGACCCTCACGGAAGGTGCCTCCTCACTGTCCGGCGAAAG CGGCCGAGTCTGCATCACCGGTGGGAGGGGTTTATAGGGGAGAGAATCGACGGGCAGAAAGCGACCTTCAGCGTGCGGAGATCCTCGATGATCGGACGGTCGAACGTGAACGTGGAGGTATTTAGCGACCCAGGGGAGGAGTACCAGATCGAGGGCAACTTTGCACAACGCTGTTGCACGATCTTGGATGCGGCGAAGGAAACAGTGGCTGAGATCCGACGCAAAGTAGATGCTTCCACCCAAGTGGTGCTTGGGAAGGACGCTTTCTCTCTTTGCGTTAAGCCTGGCTTCGATGGGGCTTTTGCCATGGGATTGGTGCTCGTTCTTGATCAGATCACCGGTGATGGTGATCATGGCGATGGCGATGGCGACGGTGATGATAGTGTTACTGGGGGAGTTCAGGTGGAGCCCCTCACAGATGATTAG